A stretch of Mesorhizobium sp. M2A.F.Ca.ET.046.03.2.1 DNA encodes these proteins:
- a CDS encoding DUF4164 domain-containing protein: MTGETTLKEVIARLGKAMEGLENAVAAKLEHERDYSEAEAEVQRMNADRSRLAQELDNSEARAERLEDANKEVSRRLVTAMETIRAVLDR; the protein is encoded by the coding sequence ACCCTCAAGGAAGTCATCGCCAGGCTGGGCAAGGCCATGGAAGGGCTGGAAAACGCCGTGGCGGCGAAGCTCGAGCACGAGCGTGATTATTCGGAAGCCGAGGCAGAGGTGCAGCGCATGAACGCCGACCGTTCGCGCCTGGCGCAGGAGCTCGACAATTCCGAAGCGCGCGCCGAGCGTCTGGAAGACGCCAACAAGGAAGTGTCGCGGCGGCTGGTGACCGCCATGGAAACCATCCGCGCGGTTC